Genomic DNA from Candidatus Nitronereus thalassa:
TCCAAAACCCAAGCCGCCCACATCTCCCCGGGCATCAAAAACTCAAAAAACCGCGTTGCCCTACCGGCGCTATATTTCGGAAGATGGATTTTCCATTTTGGTTGGGAAAAGCGCCAAAGACAATGATGCCGTGACCTTCAAAGTATCTAAGCAAGATGATATGTGGCTGCATGCCCGAGGAACACCGGGGTCGCACGTAATCATCGAACTAGAAAAGAAAAAACAGGTCCCGCCAGAAACCTTGAAAGATGCCGCGACACTGGCCCTGTTTTATAGCGATTTAAGAAAAAGCGGAAAAGGCGAGGTCATCTACACGTTGAGAAATAATGTCCGAAAACCCAAAGGCGCAAAACCAGGTTCAGTCACCGTCACGCAAGAGAAAACTACTTGGGTCTATGTCGATGAAGCCCGTCTGAAGCGTTTAAAGGATTCAGTTCCTTCTATGATAACAGACTGACAAATCTGCCAAGATGTCAATACTAATTCTGAATCCTATTAGCGACATGGCACTCCATTAATTGGTGTCGATCCCTAATTATTCCACACAACTAACGCAAACAAGGAAAAGCAAAAATGAACAACATGAAAGCAATGCTTATTCATGCCTATGGCGAAGACGCCGTATTTGAACCGGCAGAAGTTGAAAAACCTGAAGTGAAAGCCGGTCATGTTTTAATTAAGATCGCGGCATCAAGCGTCAACACGGTTGATACCATGATTCGCAAAATGGGGAAGGAGTTACCATTAGCCCCCGAGACACCGGCCATTTTAGGAATGGACGTTGCCGGCACGATTGAGGCAGTCGGCAATGGTGTGAAAGATTTTTCCATTGGGGATGAAGTGTATGGCTGTGCAGGTGGGTTAGCAGACTTACCCGGCACATTGGCTGAATACCTGGTGGCGGACAGCACCTTGATCGCCCAGAAGCCAAAGAATTTGTCGATGCCAGAAGCCGCGGCATTGCCGCTGGTTGCGATTACCGCCTACGAAGGCTTGACTCGTGCGGGCATCAAGCAAGGCCAAAAAGTTCTGGTGCATGGTGGCTCTGGTGGCGTTGGTCATGTCGCGTTACAACTGGCAACACATTTTGGTGCCAACGTGTATTCTACTGGCGGGGGTGAAAAACAAATAGCATTAATCGAACGGCTCGGGGGGATGGCCATCAATTATAAAACCGAAACGGTTGAGCAGTACGTGGCCAAACATACAGGTGGAACAGGATTTGATGTGGTGTTTGATTCTGTTGGCGGTGCAAACATGGCAAACTCCTTTAAGGCGGCTACACTCAATGGCCAAATTGCTTCGACAGTGGCCTTATGTGAGCTGGATTTATCTGTGGCTCACTTTAAGGGATTGTCGCTGCACGTCGTGTTCATGCTGATTCCCATGCTTCATAACGTGAAACGAGAAGAGCATGGGGAGATTTTGCGCAACGTCACTCGGATTGTTGAGTCTGGCGGATTGACACCTGTGCTTGATGAAAGCCGCTTTTCGCTTGACCAAGTTGGACAAGCGCACGCTCGACTGGAGAGTGGACAAGCGATAGGCAAAGTGGTACTGGCGGATTGGGCCTAGCCCGTTCACGAAACGAACCTCAGAAGAGGGTCCCACCTATGCAAAAAATCATTCTTGTAACCGGTTCGACAGATGGCATCGGGTTGGAAACGGCCAAGATGCTGGTCTCGCTGGGTCACTATGTGCTGCTACACGGGCGCAGCGCAGCAAAGCTGGAGGACGTGGAACGAACGCTCTCCGCGTTACCGGATGGCGGTCGTGTTGAACGCTACGTCGCTGATCTGTCGCGCATGGCCGACGTCGAGGCACTTGCAAAGGCAGTGGCGGACAAGCACGCGAAACTTGACGTGCTGATCAATAATGCAGGCGTCTATACAACACCGGATCCTGTCACGCAGGACAGGCTTGATATACGGTTCGCGGTCAATACGATTGCTCCCTATTTGCTGACGCAACGGCTGTTGCCGTTGCTCGGGAAGGCTGGACGGGTAATCAATGTGTCCTCCGCAGCTCAGTCTCCAGTCAATCCGAAATCGCTAGCCGGACAAGTCAGCTTGTCCGACGGCGCGGCGTATGCGCAAAGCAAACTCGCGATTACCATGTGGTCTCGCACTATGGCGCTTTCACTCAAGGATAACGGACCGACGATCATCGCAGTGAATCCCGGATCAATGCTCGGCAGCAAGATGGTGAAAGATGCCTTCGGTGTGGCTGGCGGCGATATCGGCATCGGCGGTGAAATGCTTACGCGCGCGGCACTGTCAAAGGAATTTGAAACGGCTTCAGGGAAGTATTTCGACAACGATTCAGCGCAGTTTGCCTCGCCCCACCCCGATGCACTCGATCCACAAAAGTCCGAAGAGGTTGTCCACGCTATCGAGACGATTTTGGAAAAAGTCACAGCGCAATGAGGGGCAGGTTTCTAATGGGGAATAAAAGAGGGGGAACTGAGGGTCAAGTCTTGCATAAACACATTTATAGTGTTTCAAACTTAAAGGCTACTGTATCCCCAAGAACCAAATCTTTAAATATCAAGAGAAACAGAAACCTATTCCCCTACCCTCACCAACATGCCACGCTCTTTACACACGGAAAATGTGTATTGATAAATGGTAATGATGATCAGGAGATAGAGCGCGTTGAGGCCTGTGGCCCAGCCGAGGTGTTCCCAAGGAACACTTTGATTGAGCAACACCCCCCGCATGCCTTCAAATACATGAGCGGCGGGGTTGGCCAAGGCGACAGGTTGCAGCCAGGTGGGCAACACGGACACTGGATAAAAGACGCAGGATATCGGCTGAAAGAGAAACACCAATCCCCATGCCAGCACTTCGGCTTGCTGGCCAAATCGCATAATCACCGACATCGTCAGAATGCCTATGATCCAGCCTGCGGCAATTAAATTTAACACAAAGGGAATCAGTGTCAGCCCCATGATGAATACGTTGTAGGAATAAAAGAAGAGTGCGGAAAAGGCCATAATGATTGAGACGGCCGCGACTTTGAAGACACTCATCGCCATGGTGGCGGTCAAAAACTCTCCGGCGGTCAGGGGACTCGCAAAGAGGTTCATGAGATTACGAGACCAGATTTCCTCGAGGAACGAAATGGTGACGCCCTGCTGAGCTCGAAATAATATATCCCAAAAAATCAGCGCGCCGAGAAAAAAGGTCACCGCGCCATGCATGCTGTTTCCTTCCTGCGCCAGATACACGGTAATGAATCCCCACACGACTAAGTCCAACAAGGGCCAATAAAAGATCTCCAATAACCGAGGAAAGCTTCTTCGGTAGAGATACATGTGTCTGGCGATGAGGGCGGAGATGCGTCCAATATTCATGGCAGTCTTAATAACTTAGGTTGTGCAAAGAGATACGATGAATAAATCCTAAACTCGAATATCGAAATTCGAAACAAATTAGAATGTTCAAATGGACGAGAATAAAATAAAAATACCCCTGTTTATATAAGTCGGTATACTCTGTTTGGAGCATTCGGGTTTTGGATTTCGGATTTGTTTCGGATTTCGATATTCACATTTCGAGTTTATGGCACGTTCAACCCCTCCGATCCATTCAACATATTCCCTTATCGATCCCGAGCGATTTTCAGAAACACTTGTTCCAGATCATCTTCTCCATACTGGGTGACGACCTCTTGAGCCGTGCCTTGCGCCACGATTTTTCCGCGTTGGAGAAATATAATGCGGTCGGACATTTCTTCCATTTCTCGCATGTTGTGGGAGGTATACAACATGCTCAATCCAGAGGTATCCCGATATTCTTTTAAAAAAGCCTTGATCTTATGGGCAATGTCCGGATCGAGGCTCGCCGTGGGTTCATCCAAAAATAATATTTTCGGTTCAGTCATGACGGCTTTGGCTAACGTGAGCCGAGACATTTGCCCGGAGGACAGCTTCCGAGTGAGCTTGTGTCGAATATCTTCCATTTCAAGTTTTTTCACGACATCATCGATTCGACGGCTAATATCGGGCAAGCCGTATAACTTCCCTGTGACGCGAAGGTTTTCTTCCACGCTTAACGCATAGGGCATGGAAATGTACGTGCTAGAAAAATTGACCTGTCGCAGAATGGTTTCCCGATGTTGCATCAGATCTAAGCCAAACATCTGAATAGACCCTGCCGTTGGCGTGACGACTCCCAACAACATCTGAAACGTCGTGGTTTTTCCTGCGCCATTTGGTCCCAGCAGGCCGACGGTCTCCCCTGGCTGGATCTCAAATGAGACCTGATCCACCGCGGTAAAATCGCCAAACCGTTTGGTCAATTGTTGAACTTGGACAATAGGAGAAGACATAGGCGAACGTGGAGTTAAAACAGAAAGTCCCCAATTTTATCGGGCAGATGACAAGTTTCGCATTCCTTACTCAGCACCTTCCCGGCATGCGTGGATTGCCCATCATGACACCGCGCACAATCGGCCAGGGCTGATTTCCAGAGCACGGAACCCTCTGGATGATCGGGATAATGCGGTTGTAAGTCAACCTCGATATGTCCACGAGGAATGACAATAGGATACCCTTTTACCGGTTTTCCATGGACCACACGACTATGACAGGTCGTACACCCTTCTCCCTGGCCACGGTCCTGAAAGGCTTCCATATGTTTCCGGTGACTCATGACTAACCCCACCTCTTTGACAGGTGACGGCAAATCCCGAGGAGGCTTCTCAGACACTCGGAGGATGGCACGATGACAGGAAAGGCACACGTCTGAATCCACATGGGCTTGGAGATTATGGGGTTCGGTGGGGGTTCCAAAGAATGTGATCGCCACATCGCCTAGCCCCGCCAGCACCTTGTCCTCAATAAATCCATGAAGCCCTGGCCGAACGTGACAATCCACGCAGGTCACATCTTTATGTGAAGAGGTTTTCCAACTTTCCACGGAAGGGCGGATGGTATGACAGGAGCCACAAAATTCAGGATGATTGGTGAGGGGAATGGCAGCGGTCCCAGCGACGGCCAAGACGCCTATAGCCACCACCAGGAAAGTCACGGTCCTTCGATTCATCAGTTATGTTGACGATGGTTTTGGATAGTTTCGTATAATCAGTTGAGCGATTCCTTCGATATCATCACGATCAAAACATGGGACCGGTGCCTCGATGGGCTTCATGGAGACAATGGCGAGCAACCCATCCAACGAGGTATTCAATTCATTCAGTGCTTCACGAACGACGGCGATCTTGGGATAGCCTTCGGACTTCCATCCCTCGGCAATAATCAGATCGATCTGGGAATCTAAAAATCGATCCCGAACCTCCTCCACTTTCATTTCCTCCGACACATCCGCAAACATGGCCATACTACCCTTGGAAAGGACGACCACGGCACTGGCCCCGGCTTGCTTGTGGCGCCAACTATCTTTTCCCTCGGTATCTAATTCAAACCCATGCCCGGCATGCTTGACCGTCGCGACGCGATAGCCTTCACGAACCAAAGCCGGAATCACTCGTTCGATGAGGGTGGTTTTTCCACTATTCGAGCGGCCCGCAAAACTCAAAATCGATGGCGCCATATAACAACACTTTTCTGGAACAGATCAGACTTATGAAATGAATAATCGCTGTACCAACTGTTCTCAAGACACAGCGAAAAGCATCAGCCGGAAGTTAGGTAATACGGCTCAACACCTGTACTTTCACCATATCACCGGGATTCACCTTCTCAATTTCCTCAGCCACATCGATGAGACCGTTGGCTTTGACCATGGAGGTTAAGATGCCCGACCCTTGAGGTCCGGTGGTTTTTACCGTCAGCTGGCCATCTTCATGGGCCACGATCCCTCGTAGAAAATGTCGACGATCTGGGTGTTTGGAAAACTTTTCCTTAAACACGGCATTCACGGTGGGGCGGTACAGCTGCCGATGCCCCCCCATTTTCATCATGGCGACGCGCACGAGTTGCTCAAAGGTCACCATCGAGGAAACCGGATTTCCGGGAAGGCCAAATGCCAACTTCCCCTGAATCTTTCCAAAGGCTAATGGCTGCCCAGGACGGATCGCCAATTTCCAAAAATGCATATCCGCGCCCAATTCCCCAAAGACGACCTTGGTGAAATCATAATCCCCCATGGACACCCCACCCGATAACACAATGATGTCGCATCCTAACCCTTGGGAAATTTTCTCTTTCAAAGATTCTGGAGTATCTTTGGCAATCCCCAACAAGACCGGAATGCCTCCGGCTTCTTGCACACCCGCGGCAATTCCGTAGCTATTGGAATTGACTATTTTGTTCTCGTCGAACTTTTCATCGAGATCGGCCAGCTCGTCACCAGTGGAAAGAATAGCCACTCGCGGGCGTTGATGCACCAACACAAACGACTTGGCTAAAATCGCCAGCATGCCAATCTCGCCAGGCCCAAGTTGCGTACCCTTAGAGATAATGCACTCCCCTTCCTTGACATCTTCACCCTTGGGGCGAATATTCATACCCTTGGGCTCAGGCTGAAAAATCCGCACGCTGGTTTCCGAGGGTTCGGTATATTCCACGCGGACAACGGTATCGGCACCATCAGGAACCGGAGCCCCGGTCATGATCCGAATGGCCTCACCAGGCCCCACGGATTTGGTCGCCACTGCTCCTGCCGCGACATCCTCGATAATTTTCAACTCCGCCGGCTTGGTAATTTCATGTTCCTTCTTGATGTCATCCCAACGAACGGCAAACCCGTCCATGGCCGAATTATTCCACGGTGGATTGTCGCGGGGCGCAATAATATCTTCACCCAAGACACGACCAATAGCCTCCAGCAGACTGACCTTCTCACAGCCAAGGGTCGTGGTGGCATCTAGCACAATTTTCTGAGCGTCACGAAGGAGTGTTAAACCAGACATAAGAATGGAATCTCTTTTAAAAAATTATTTTGTGACTTTTTTAAACGGACTTTTCGTCGCAATTTGAACCAGGGAACCTTTTTTCTTACAGAAATCATCCACTTGATTTGCAATACTGTGAAAAGCTTCTGCGGTCGGCAGATCAGAATTAAACATGGCGTAGGGTTCACCAAAATCACTTTGTTTCACAATATCGGGATCGAGCGGAATTCTTCCTAAAAATGGCACACCCATATCATGGGCAGATGCCTCTCCGCCGCCCTTTCGAAACACCTCTATCTCTTTATGGCAATGCGGACAATCCAAACCACTCATATTTTCGACAATCCCAATAATGGGCAACTCGCTGTCTCTGGCAAAGGTCACGGATTTCCGTGCATCCAAAAGGGCCACTTCCTGGGGTGTCGAGACAATCACGCAGCCTGTTACTTCACCGATCAAATCTATGGTGGTCACCGATTCATTCCCCGTTCCCGGCGGCAAATCCACAATCAGAAAATTCAGGTCTTGCCATTCCACGCCACCAAGCAATTGATTGATAAATTCGAATTTATAGGCGTCTCGCCAAATAATCGGGTCATCGGAGTTCTGAAGCAAAAAGGACATTGACGCAATTTTCATATTGTACGCCTGGAAGGGAATAATCCCGCCACCTGTACTAATCTTGAGTCGTTCGCCTTCCGCGCCCACCATTTTAGGAATATTGGGGCCATGGATATCCATGTCACAAATACCGACTTCATAACCCTTTAATGCCAAGCTCACTGCTAAGTTCGTGGAAACGGTGCTTTTTCCCACTCCTCCTTTATTACTCATGACTAGGATCTTATAATCGATCCGTTCCATGCGCTTGTTCACCAGCCAGCGGCTATGACCTTCTTTGTCTTTTTGACAAGTTTCGTTTTCATCGCAAATGGCACACGCCCACATGTATGTGCAACTGTCTTCCGCACTGGGTGCGGGCTGAAACATTTTCAAATCGCCAGGCATATATCCCTCCGATATCCCAAAAGGCTAATAACGTAAACTATAAATCCAGTCTTGCTTATCTTATCTCCACTTAAGAAATGGGTTGCGTGATCTTCGAAATTTTTTCCACCGTATGCTCAAGGATCGGGATAAAGGTTGCGAGATTCTCTTTCGCCGCCTTGGGGCTTCCAGGAAGATTCACAATGAGTGTCGATCCACGAATACCGGCTGTTCCTCTCGATAACATTGCGGTTTTGACTTTCTTTAGACTTTCAACTCGCATCACCTCGGCGATTCCGGGAATCTCTTTGTCAATGACCTCACGAGTTGCTTCGGGGGTCCAATCCGTAGGACGAACGCCTGTTCCACCTAACGTGAAAATCACTTGAGGGACAATCGTGAGGCAGTTAGACACTAAACACTCGCGAATCTCTTTCCGATCATCGGGGACGATTTCATAGGCCACCACCTGGACATCATGATCACTCAAATATTGTTCAAGATCGGCACGTCCCTTATCCGGTGAATCCCCACTATAAACTTTACTGCTCACAACAATGATCGCGGCTCGAATCATTTACTCATCTCAATTATCTGATGCTACGGGACACCCACATAATCGTCGTCGCCACCTGATGAAGTCCCAGCAGTAGCCGATTGTGGACGTAATCCACCAGACCCACTTTTTGGAGTGGTTGCCGGGGGTTGAGCGCCAACTTCCTCTTCGGGTTTAGGCTTTTTAAAGAATCCCGCGCTTATAATGCCCACTTCATAGAAAAAATACATGGGCAAGGCCATAAGGCATTGATTAAAGGGATCAGGAGTGGGCGTCAAAATGGCCGCGAATAAAAACGCCCCAAGAAATGCCCATTTTCGATAACGCTTCAGAAAAGGTGCATCAACCCACCCTAATTTGGCCATCAGGGTTAAGGCGAGGGGCACTTCAAAGGTCAGCCCAAATACCAACAAAAACCACAGGGCAAACCCTACATAACTTGCAATAGATAGTTGAGGAATGAACCCTGCCTGCACCCCATAGGAAATTAAAAAATTCAGCGCAAAGGGCAGAACAAAAAAGAAACAAAACGCCAATCCCAAATAAAACGCTAGGGCGCTGGTCATCACAAAAGGTGCAACAAAACGTCGTTCTTGAACGTGGAGGCCTGGCATCACGAATGCCCAGACTTCCCACAAAATATATGGCGTCGCAAGAACCAGCGCGAATAACGCCGCGACCTTTAAGTTTTGCCACAACGCTTCAGCAGGAGATAAGAATACAAAGGGAATCTTCGGGAGATCGGTGGGTATCCATTCCAAGGTGCCGGGAACAAACATATTTTGCAACGGAACCCGCAACCATTGCACCAGGGTATCCGCATAAAAGAACGTCCCGACAAAAAACAGGGCGACAACAATGACAACTTTGGTCAGCCGAGCCTGGAACTCATGCAAATGTTCCATGATCGGCATTTTTTTATCCTCGAGAGGATTAAATACCGTATCTTGAAGCCATTTTGAGAATCGAGACTCTTTTGCCATATATCAAAAACTTTTGAGACCATGACAGGATTCCCCTATCATGGTCTCAGGAAAAATGTTCACCGTCATTAGTCAGGATTCACGGCAACGAATAAATTGTTGCCTCGCCGACTTAACAACAAAACCACCAAAGATTTCTTCTCAATTTTGGAAGCTACGCTTTGATAATCGGCAAGGTTGGTAATAACCTCTCGATTGATTTCCTGAATCACATCACCTTGCTGCAATCCTGCGTCGGCAGCTGCACTACCTGCCTGGACATCTTTGACGACCACACCAACGGTTTGTTCCGGAAGTTTCAACTGACTCTTTAATTCGGGAGTGAGAGCCTCCACTGACAATCCAGCCAGAACATTGTCCAATTTTTCCATACTTGGCTGAGGAGCTTCTCCACCATTTCTCGCGAGAAGTTCATCAGTTGGCCGTTCACCAACTTTCACCGTAAGCATGGTTTCCGCCCCATCCCTCAGGACTTTGATTTTCACATCATCGCCCACACGCGTTCTCGCAACAATATGACGCAGATGATTGACGTCCTTAAGTTTCTCGCCATGATATTCAAGAATCACGTCACCCCGTTTGAGTCCACCTTTGGCTGAAGGACCATTTTCATGAACTTCACTAATCAAAACCCCACCGGTGTGAGTTTCCGGGAGTTGAAAGGACTGGGCTAGGGCGGGAGTCATTTCCTGGATGGCAATACCCATCCAACCCCGTACCACTCGCCCGCTTTGAATGAGGCTCGTAGAAATATCTTTGACGATATCCACGGGAATGGCAAATCCAATACCTTCAGAACCACCGGTTCTCGAAAATATGGCAGTATTAATGCCAATGATTTCACCTCTCATATTGATCAGCGGCCCCCCGGAATTCCCGGGGTTAATTGGAGCATCGGTTTGAATAAAGTCTTCATATTCCGTGATGCCTACATTACCTCGCCCTAGGGCACTGATAATTCCCATCGTCACGGAAGACTTCAACCCGAAAGGACTCCCTACCGCCAAAACCAAATCTCCAACCTTGAGGGTTTCATCCGCACTCCAGGAAACGAAGGGTAAATTCGCGCCTTCAATCTTAATCACCGCGAGATCGGTCTTAGGATCAGTCCCAACAATAGTTCCAGGAAATTCCTCCCCTGAAAACGTCGTTACGGTAATTTTACTTGCATCTTCCACCACATGGTTATTCGTCACGATATAGCCTTCTGGGCTAATGATCACCCCAGATCCGGCACTCATGCCTGGAGGTCCAGGCGGTCGGCCTGGAGGTCCGGGCATTGGTGGGGGTCCTCCTCCGGGAGGCCCTCCAAATGGGCCAGGCGGCAATCTCCGAGCCCCAGGATCTTCCCTCCCGCTCACCGCCACATTCACTACCGCAGGCTGAACCCTTTCAACAATTTCAGAAAATCCACGAGTAAAGGCCTCGGGAACACTTCCATTCGCTAGGGATGGGGAGATGAAATCAACACTGCCAAAACATCCTGCGATGGCGATTGCAGTCAACATGCCGAGGCATTTGACTTTGGGACATCCCTGAAAGGTTTTTTTGATCATAAGAAATTATCCTTTAAAGTGAAGGACTTAGACCGATCTACCCTGATGGCCTAAGAGATTAGAAATGAAAAGGTCCACGTAGCAATGGAAGGCCTATCTCACGAGGCACAACCTGCTTGATTCTACACTAAATTCAGTAGGCTCTTCAAAGAAAACCCTGATTATCTGCTTTTAAGCATTTCGTCCAGACTTTTGCACAGTTGCACATACCTGGGCAAGATTAAAAAACCCCAGAATGTACACACAAGTGAGTAGAGGTATCACCTTAGAATTTTGGGAACTAGTGACTAATCTATTTCCACATACTTCCTTGGGAATTTTCTAGGCGAAAAAAGAAGTATAGTGCAGATCAGAATTTTTGAATATTTAGATATTTGATAAAGGAAGATAGACCAAATCTGATGGTGAGTCAGTAATAATCTTTGAAAACTTTCAAAAGTCCGAGTGAGGAAATTGGTTGGCAGAAAGAGGAGGTTTATTCAAGAATATCTAACACACTTCCTAAGGTTTTGTTTTGAACATCTAAGGCTCGAAGATTTGCTTCATAATGCCTTTTTCCAACAAGAAGATTGACAGCTTCTTCGGCAAAATCTACATTTGACTGCTCAAATTGGATCAATCCATTTTCTGTTTCGCGGAAGGCGATGGGTCCTGGAGTATTGACCTGTTCGACGACCGTCTCAACCCCCTGAGGTTTGACCTCCTGATGCAGAACGCGTTGTTTTTTAAACCCATCAGTATTGGCATTGGCGGTATTATGCGCCGCGGTCGTAATCCGCTTTTGAGCCGCCGTCAACCCAGACAATGAACTGTAAATGCCTGAAACCATAAGAAGTTCCTTTATGCAATTTCCAGGATCAAAGAAAAGTCTCTGTGACCTCTTTATACCGTATCGACCAGGCTTTTATTTAACTTGCGAGAACACGATTTCGTTCTATCAAAATCATAAAGTATTGTGATCAAAAGGCGAATCA
This window encodes:
- the mobB gene encoding molybdopterin-guanine dinucleotide biosynthesis protein B; amino-acid sequence: MAPSILSFAGRSNSGKTTLIERVIPALVREGYRVATVKHAGHGFELDTEGKDSWRHKQAGASAVVVLSKGSMAMFADVSEEMKVEEVRDRFLDSQIDLIIAEGWKSEGYPKIAVVREALNELNTSLDGLLAIVSMKPIEAPVPCFDRDDIEGIAQLIIRNYPKPSST
- a CDS encoding SDR family NAD(P)-dependent oxidoreductase, which codes for MQKIILVTGSTDGIGLETAKMLVSLGHYVLLHGRSAAKLEDVERTLSALPDGGRVERYVADLSRMADVEALAKAVADKHAKLDVLINNAGVYTTPDPVTQDRLDIRFAVNTIAPYLLTQRLLPLLGKAGRVINVSSAAQSPVNPKSLAGQVSLSDGAAYAQSKLAITMWSRTMALSLKDNGPTIIAVNPGSMLGSKMVKDAFGVAGGDIGIGGEMLTRAALSKEFETASGKYFDNDSAQFASPHPDALDPQKSEEVVHAIETILEKVTAQ
- a CDS encoding MogA/MoaB family molybdenum cofactor biosynthesis protein, giving the protein MIRAAIIVVSSKVYSGDSPDKGRADLEQYLSDHDVQVVAYEIVPDDRKEIRECLVSNCLTIVPQVIFTLGGTGVRPTDWTPEATREVIDKEIPGIAEVMRVESLKKVKTAMLSRGTAGIRGSTLIVNLPGSPKAAKENLATFIPILEHTVEKISKITQPIS
- a CDS encoding ABC transporter ATP-binding protein — translated: MSSPIVQVQQLTKRFGDFTAVDQVSFEIQPGETVGLLGPNGAGKTTTFQMLLGVVTPTAGSIQMFGLDLMQHRETILRQVNFSSTYISMPYALSVEENLRVTGKLYGLPDISRRIDDVVKKLEMEDIRHKLTRKLSSGQMSRLTLAKAVMTEPKILFLDEPTASLDPDIAHKIKAFLKEYRDTSGLSMLYTSHNMREMEEMSDRIIFLQRGKIVAQGTAQEVVTQYGEDDLEQVFLKIARDR
- a CDS encoding ABC transporter permease — its product is MNIGRISALIARHMYLYRRSFPRLLEIFYWPLLDLVVWGFITVYLAQEGNSMHGAVTFFLGALIFWDILFRAQQGVTISFLEEIWSRNLMNLFASPLTAGEFLTATMAMSVFKVAAVSIIMAFSALFFYSYNVFIMGLTLIPFVLNLIAAGWIIGILTMSVIMRFGQQAEVLAWGLVFLFQPISCVFYPVSVLPTWLQPVALANPAAHVFEGMRGVLLNQSVPWEHLGWATGLNALYLLIIITIYQYTFSVCKERGMLVRVGE
- the tatC gene encoding twin-arginine translocase subunit TatC, encoding MAKESRFSKWLQDTVFNPLEDKKMPIMEHLHEFQARLTKVVIVVALFFVGTFFYADTLVQWLRVPLQNMFVPGTLEWIPTDLPKIPFVFLSPAEALWQNLKVAALFALVLATPYILWEVWAFVMPGLHVQERRFVAPFVMTSALAFYLGLAFCFFFVLPFALNFLISYGVQAGFIPQLSIASYVGFALWFLLVFGLTFEVPLALTLMAKLGWVDAPFLKRYRKWAFLGAFLFAAILTPTPDPFNQCLMALPMYFFYEVGIISAGFFKKPKPEEEVGAQPPATTPKSGSGGLRPQSATAGTSSGGDDDYVGVP
- a CDS encoding zinc-dependent alcohol dehydrogenase family protein, whose product is MKAMLIHAYGEDAVFEPAEVEKPEVKAGHVLIKIAASSVNTVDTMIRKMGKELPLAPETPAILGMDVAGTIEAVGNGVKDFSIGDEVYGCAGGLADLPGTLAEYLVADSTLIAQKPKNLSMPEAAALPLVAITAYEGLTRAGIKQGQKVLVHGGSGGVGHVALQLATHFGANVYSTGGGEKQIALIERLGGMAINYKTETVEQYVAKHTGGTGFDVVFDSVGGANMANSFKAATLNGQIASTVALCELDLSVAHFKGLSLHVVFMLIPMLHNVKREEHGEILRNVTRIVESGGLTPVLDESRFSLDQVGQAHARLESGQAIGKVVLADWA
- a CDS encoding cytochrome c3 family protein, with protein sequence MNRRTVTFLVVAIGVLAVAGTAAIPLTNHPEFCGSCHTIRPSVESWKTSSHKDVTCVDCHVRPGLHGFIEDKVLAGLGDVAITFFGTPTEPHNLQAHVDSDVCLSCHRAILRVSEKPPRDLPSPVKEVGLVMSHRKHMEAFQDRGQGEGCTTCHSRVVHGKPVKGYPIVIPRGHIEVDLQPHYPDHPEGSVLWKSALADCARCHDGQSTHAGKVLSKECETCHLPDKIGDFLF
- a CDS encoding Mrp/NBP35 family ATP-binding protein — protein: MPGDLKMFQPAPSAEDSCTYMWACAICDENETCQKDKEGHSRWLVNKRMERIDYKILVMSNKGGVGKSTVSTNLAVSLALKGYEVGICDMDIHGPNIPKMVGAEGERLKISTGGGIIPFQAYNMKIASMSFLLQNSDDPIIWRDAYKFEFINQLLGGVEWQDLNFLIVDLPPGTGNESVTTIDLIGEVTGCVIVSTPQEVALLDARKSVTFARDSELPIIGIVENMSGLDCPHCHKEIEVFRKGGGEASAHDMGVPFLGRIPLDPDIVKQSDFGEPYAMFNSDLPTAEAFHSIANQVDDFCKKKGSLVQIATKSPFKKVTK
- the glp gene encoding gephyrin-like molybdotransferase Glp, whose product is MSGLTLLRDAQKIVLDATTTLGCEKVSLLEAIGRVLGEDIIAPRDNPPWNNSAMDGFAVRWDDIKKEHEITKPAELKIIEDVAAGAVATKSVGPGEAIRIMTGAPVPDGADTVVRVEYTEPSETSVRIFQPEPKGMNIRPKGEDVKEGECIISKGTQLGPGEIGMLAILAKSFVLVHQRPRVAILSTGDELADLDEKFDENKIVNSNSYGIAAGVQEAGGIPVLLGIAKDTPESLKEKISQGLGCDIIVLSGGVSMGDYDFTKVVFGELGADMHFWKLAIRPGQPLAFGKIQGKLAFGLPGNPVSSMVTFEQLVRVAMMKMGGHRQLYRPTVNAVFKEKFSKHPDRRHFLRGIVAHEDGQLTVKTTGPQGSGILTSMVKANGLIDVAEEIEKVNPGDMVKVQVLSRIT
- a CDS encoding Do family serine endopeptidase; its protein translation is MIKKTFQGCPKVKCLGMLTAIAIAGCFGSVDFISPSLANGSVPEAFTRGFSEIVERVQPAVVNVAVSGREDPGARRLPPGPFGGPPGGGPPPMPGPPGRPPGPPGMSAGSGVIISPEGYIVTNNHVVEDASKITVTTFSGEEFPGTIVGTDPKTDLAVIKIEGANLPFVSWSADETLKVGDLVLAVGSPFGLKSSVTMGIISALGRGNVGITEYEDFIQTDAPINPGNSGGPLINMRGEIIGINTAIFSRTGGSEGIGFAIPVDIVKDISTSLIQSGRVVRGWMGIAIQEMTPALAQSFQLPETHTGGVLISEVHENGPSAKGGLKRGDVILEYHGEKLKDVNHLRHIVARTRVGDDVKIKVLRDGAETMLTVKVGERPTDELLARNGGEAPQPSMEKLDNVLAGLSVEALTPELKSQLKLPEQTVGVVVKDVQAGSAAADAGLQQGDVIQEINREVITNLADYQSVASKIEKKSLVVLLLSRRGNNLFVAVNPD